Proteins from a genomic interval of Oceanispirochaeta crateris:
- a CDS encoding acyl-CoA dehydratase activase, translating to MKNENKIPFSAKLKQSQQIYPLGLDVGSTTVKVVLLSPDQKTVLFQQYERHNARQRETALSILTKVSNQFPHIQVCPVLCGSGSRELAEELGASYLQEVVANSLAVRDLYPQTRVAVELGGQDAKITFFYMDEQSGKLTASDMRMNGTCAGGTGAFLDETATLLKLDVEELNGSAEKGTTLYDISGRCGVFAKTDIQPLLNQGVCKEDLALSCFHAVAKQTIGGLAQGLEIHPPVIFEGGPLHFNPELIRVFATRLNLKEEDVIIPDNPEAMIARGAAISALSTFEDAPVFELDSLILDEAFTHADHTELSAGIQPYFKDLKEQAEFQERHALPSLPELSSYEGRSLDVYLGIDAGSTTSKFVLIDESDRLIYRFYSKNEGEPIRVLQKGLLDFKDKCDQLNIQLNILGAGTTGYGEMLFAKAFNADYHVVETVAHAEAALLFEPDASFILDIGGQDMKAIFLNDGIVTGITLNEACSAGCGSFLENFSENLKIPVELIAEKAFASKSPSHLGSRCTVFMNSSVITEQKNGKTPDDIIAGLCYSVIENVFTKVIRLSNMKALGSKIIVQGGTFRNDAVLRALELFTEAEVTRAPWPGEMGAIGIARLTRKHLSERGNPASGFLDWNTLENFTYTRQSGMVCHFCTNNCSRTIITFAGGNSFITGNRCEKGEVLGDMKDPDVKERIKKINSETKDRRDVFRYREELLFRPYEGPVFSPAKDMTIGIPRILDFWEHYPFWNALFTSLGFKIKLSSSSTVSLYEKGLASIPSDTACFPSKLSHGHIQDLIAAQVDRIFLPSMSRMISENKGIHSEHSCAVLKGYPMVLNISDEPLEKHNIPMDIPVFHWTDEKAREDSIIEYVTRTFALPDKQIRQAIGKALDFQEAFRQDLFTAGENLLNSLAEGEYAIVLAGRPYHSDPLINHGLSDYFTRDGLAVLPLDALPGLHEMDLSSVRAELTTNYHVRMMAGARLVAQNPQLEYVQIVSFGCGHDAILTDEITRILGREADKSPLVLKMDESEVSGPLNIRVKSFIETLQRKRNKGLSAPRETGKAYEVVFEKKDRERVILVPNVSWAFTQVATASIRLQGYRVEAMPIAGKLAISQGKKYVHNDMCFPAQINIGEFLAVMEEGKYHPDNVALALAKAQCDCRLAHYAMMARQALDDAGYPQVPIVTTDKDTKNMHPGFTMNAFFELRMLWGLIMTDILEDLRRKIRPYEEVPGSTNKLFEESVMNICNGFSKSMKMAKTAFLKALKDFETIPYDRSRRKPRVFMIGEFLLNFHPGSNNHIEDYLEKNGMEVIMPNLFNNMHREYLLEQDQRHQYHVRFTFLQGLMTDISEKYIRSVLKFCEKAVSGHPLWEPTVPLRVIADRAQHIVDRTFTSGEGWMIPGEILHHADHGVHSFLILQPFGCLPNHVTGRGLVKKIKKEHPHIQVLALDYEPDTSFGNVENRLQMLIINARERDKGPYEISS from the coding sequence ATGAAAAACGAAAATAAAATTCCATTCTCTGCGAAGCTTAAGCAGAGTCAACAGATATATCCCCTGGGTCTGGATGTGGGATCTACTACGGTGAAAGTAGTTCTCCTCAGCCCGGATCAGAAAACCGTCCTGTTTCAACAGTATGAACGACATAATGCCCGTCAGCGCGAAACGGCGCTCTCCATTCTTACAAAGGTTTCGAACCAGTTTCCCCATATCCAGGTCTGTCCCGTTCTTTGCGGTAGCGGTTCCAGAGAGCTGGCTGAGGAATTGGGAGCTTCCTACCTTCAGGAAGTCGTAGCCAACTCTCTGGCAGTGCGTGATCTGTATCCTCAAACCAGGGTGGCTGTAGAGCTGGGGGGACAGGATGCTAAAATCACATTCTTCTACATGGACGAACAAAGCGGTAAACTCACCGCTTCGGACATGAGGATGAACGGCACATGTGCCGGTGGAACAGGAGCTTTTCTGGATGAGACCGCTACCCTGTTAAAGCTGGATGTAGAGGAATTAAATGGGAGTGCCGAGAAGGGCACCACCCTCTATGATATCTCAGGACGCTGCGGTGTTTTTGCCAAGACTGATATTCAGCCCCTATTGAACCAGGGAGTCTGCAAGGAAGATCTTGCTCTGTCCTGCTTTCACGCCGTAGCAAAACAGACCATCGGCGGGTTAGCACAGGGACTTGAGATTCATCCCCCTGTTATATTTGAAGGTGGGCCTCTCCATTTCAATCCTGAACTCATTCGTGTTTTTGCCACGCGACTCAACCTCAAGGAAGAGGATGTTATTATCCCCGATAATCCAGAGGCCATGATTGCCCGGGGAGCCGCCATTTCAGCCCTATCAACCTTTGAGGATGCTCCGGTTTTTGAGTTGGATTCACTCATATTGGATGAGGCCTTCACGCATGCAGATCATACAGAATTAAGCGCTGGTATTCAGCCTTATTTCAAGGACCTTAAAGAACAGGCCGAGTTTCAGGAAAGGCACGCTCTTCCGTCTCTACCGGAACTCAGTTCTTATGAGGGGCGTAGCCTCGATGTTTATCTGGGGATTGATGCCGGTTCCACAACCTCTAAGTTTGTGCTCATCGATGAGTCTGATAGACTGATCTACCGGTTTTACAGTAAGAATGAGGGAGAGCCCATTCGAGTACTGCAGAAAGGTTTATTGGATTTTAAAGACAAATGTGATCAACTTAATATTCAATTGAACATCCTTGGCGCGGGGACAACCGGGTACGGAGAGATGCTTTTTGCCAAGGCATTCAATGCAGACTACCATGTTGTAGAAACAGTGGCCCATGCCGAAGCTGCTTTGCTGTTTGAACCTGATGCTTCCTTCATTCTGGATATTGGTGGTCAGGATATGAAGGCTATCTTTTTAAATGACGGCATTGTCACCGGGATTACTCTCAACGAAGCCTGTAGTGCAGGTTGCGGCTCTTTTTTAGAGAACTTTTCTGAAAACTTGAAAATTCCAGTGGAATTGATTGCCGAGAAAGCCTTTGCATCCAAATCCCCCTCCCATCTGGGATCCAGGTGTACTGTCTTTATGAATTCATCCGTCATAACAGAGCAGAAAAATGGTAAGACACCCGATGATATCATAGCAGGACTCTGTTATTCCGTGATTGAGAATGTCTTTACTAAGGTCATTCGACTGAGCAATATGAAGGCCCTGGGTTCCAAGATCATAGTCCAGGGGGGAACATTCAGAAATGACGCGGTTTTAAGAGCCCTTGAACTCTTCACCGAAGCTGAAGTGACAAGAGCACCCTGGCCTGGTGAGATGGGAGCCATAGGAATTGCTAGACTCACAAGAAAGCATTTGTCCGAAAGGGGAAACCCTGCCAGTGGATTTTTAGACTGGAATACTCTTGAGAATTTTACTTATACCCGGCAGAGCGGAATGGTCTGTCACTTCTGTACCAATAACTGCAGCCGAACCATCATCACATTTGCTGGAGGCAACAGCTTTATAACCGGAAACCGCTGTGAGAAGGGTGAAGTTCTGGGAGACATGAAAGATCCTGATGTGAAAGAACGGATTAAAAAAATAAATTCAGAAACGAAAGACCGCCGGGATGTGTTCCGCTATAGAGAAGAGCTCTTATTTAGACCCTACGAGGGCCCCGTATTCTCACCGGCTAAGGATATGACCATTGGAATACCCCGTATATTGGATTTCTGGGAGCATTATCCCTTCTGGAATGCTCTTTTTACATCCTTGGGCTTCAAAATAAAACTGTCCTCTTCCAGTACGGTGTCCCTTTATGAAAAGGGCCTGGCGTCCATTCCATCAGACACGGCCTGTTTTCCCTCCAAACTCTCCCATGGTCATATTCAGGATCTGATCGCCGCTCAGGTCGACAGGATCTTTTTACCTTCCATGAGCCGGATGATCTCCGAAAACAAGGGAATCCATTCGGAACACTCCTGTGCCGTTCTCAAGGGCTATCCCATGGTCTTGAATATCAGTGATGAACCCCTTGAGAAGCATAACATCCCCATGGATATTCCAGTTTTTCACTGGACTGATGAAAAAGCCAGAGAAGACTCAATTATTGAATATGTGACCAGGACTTTTGCCCTGCCTGACAAACAAATCCGCCAGGCTATAGGGAAGGCTTTGGACTTTCAGGAAGCCTTCAGACAGGACCTCTTCACTGCAGGAGAGAACCTGCTGAATTCATTGGCTGAGGGTGAGTACGCCATCGTCCTGGCCGGCCGCCCCTATCATTCAGACCCTCTGATCAATCACGGTCTGTCAGACTATTTCACCCGGGATGGATTGGCTGTATTGCCCTTAGATGCCCTTCCGGGACTGCATGAAATGGACTTGAGTTCTGTGAGAGCAGAGCTCACTACCAATTATCATGTCAGAATGATGGCAGGGGCCCGTCTGGTAGCACAAAATCCCCAGCTTGAATATGTTCAGATCGTGAGTTTTGGCTGCGGTCATGATGCCATCCTCACCGATGAGATTACCAGGATACTAGGGCGTGAAGCGGATAAGAGTCCTCTGGTTCTGAAAATGGATGAGTCAGAAGTTTCCGGGCCGCTGAATATCAGGGTTAAATCTTTTATTGAGACTCTCCAACGGAAGAGAAATAAAGGTTTGAGTGCACCTAGGGAAACGGGAAAAGCCTATGAAGTAGTCTTTGAGAAGAAAGATAGAGAGAGGGTCATCCTCGTTCCCAATGTCTCCTGGGCCTTTACCCAGGTGGCAACGGCGTCCATCAGGCTTCAGGGATACAGGGTGGAAGCCATGCCTATTGCAGGAAAATTGGCTATTAGTCAGGGGAAAAAATATGTGCATAATGACATGTGTTTTCCTGCCCAGATTAATATTGGTGAGTTCCTAGCCGTGATGGAAGAGGGAAAATACCATCCCGATAATGTCGCTCTGGCCCTGGCCAAAGCACAATGTGACTGCCGTCTGGCACACTATGCCATGATGGCTCGTCAAGCCCTGGATGATGCAGGATATCCCCAGGTTCCCATCGTCACGACCGATAAAGACACGAAGAATATGCATCCCGGTTTTACGATGAATGCTTTTTTTGAACTTCGGATGCTCTGGGGCCTGATTATGACGGATATTCTGGAAGATCTCAGGCGTAAGATCAGACCCTATGAAGAAGTTCCGGGAAGTACCAATAAGCTGTTTGAAGAGTCTGTTATGAATATCTGCAATGGTTTCTCAAAAAGTATGAAAATGGCAAAAACCGCCTTCTTGAAAGCCCTTAAAGACTTTGAAACCATTCCCTATGATAGAAGCAGGCGTAAACCACGAGTCTTTATGATTGGTGAATTTCTGCTGAACTTTCATCCCGGTTCCAACAACCATATTGAAGATTATCTTGAAAAAAACGGTATGGAAGTCATCATGCCAAACCTGTTCAATAACATGCACCGCGAATACCTGCTGGAACAGGACCAGAGACATCAGTACCATGTTCGTTTCACTTTTCTACAGGGACTGATGACCGATATTTCTGAAAAATATATCCGTTCTGTTCTTAAATTTTGCGAGAAGGCTGTCTCCGGTCATCCCCTTTGGGAACCCACAGTTCCGCTGCGGGTCATTGCCGATAGAGCCCAGCACATTGTGGATAGGACTTTTACCTCCGGCGAAGGATGGATGATTCCCGGAGAAATTCTTCACCATGCAGATCATGGAGTCCATTCGTTTTTGATTCTTCAGCCTTTCGGTTGTTTGCCCAATCATGTTACCGGACGAGGGCTTGTTAAGAAAATTAAGAAGGAACATCCCCATATTCAGGTACTGGCTCTGGATTATGAACCGGATACCAGTTTTGGAAATGTGGAAAACCGTCTTCAAATGCTGATAATCAACGCCAGGGAAAGAGATAAGGGGCCCTATGAAATCAGCTCTTAA
- a CDS encoding MATE family efflux transporter: MKSALKKTLLLGVPLLFGQLTHFVHQIADSVMLGHFGENSLELAAIGIAGLFTWILNTCLWPLSSGVQAIASRRYGKQDHNSEASRHFTGEVLDNGIIISLYASALALMLSFSAPLILNYLIESDEIIELSLQYIRIMRLALIPTGLFFILQGFFGAVNRTRYIMISGLISNLLNLLLNWIFIFGLLGLPAMGIRGAALGTVLSNFVSFLYLTGIILFKGYKEEYRLLHFDHFLLQMQKDIVNVALPPGIQNILALSIFMVYQTIIEKYSTVFLAATHSTFAFFRLNKTIIGGFARSSAILVGNALGRKDHEDAQILMKVNGLIAFFVALIVAGCTFFFRDFIASIFTSSPETISAISQALLFFLPFFFVEALGYCFEMVFINNGYGRWVLYSESFTNVIFILGTTLLARHFFPLDIRYAWFSFGLYQITHAALIIIGYYRKKWLTIEIDRTAS, encoded by the coding sequence ATGAAATCAGCTCTTAAGAAGACTCTTCTTCTGGGAGTCCCTCTCTTATTTGGTCAGTTGACCCATTTTGTCCATCAGATTGCCGATTCTGTGATGCTCGGCCATTTCGGTGAAAACAGTCTCGAATTGGCCGCCATAGGAATTGCCGGATTATTTACCTGGATACTGAATACATGCCTCTGGCCGCTGTCTTCTGGCGTGCAGGCTATTGCCTCCAGGCGCTATGGCAAGCAGGATCATAACAGTGAAGCGAGTCGCCATTTTACGGGAGAAGTTCTAGACAACGGCATTATTATCTCCCTCTATGCTTCTGCCCTGGCTCTAATGCTCAGCTTTTCCGCTCCCCTGATTCTCAATTATCTTATTGAGTCTGATGAGATCATAGAGCTCTCGCTTCAGTATATCCGAATCATGCGATTAGCCCTGATTCCCACAGGTCTCTTTTTCATTCTTCAGGGATTTTTCGGAGCTGTGAACCGTACCAGGTACATCATGATTTCAGGCTTGATCAGCAATCTTTTAAATCTTCTGCTCAACTGGATTTTTATTTTCGGTTTGCTGGGACTACCTGCCATGGGCATCAGAGGTGCGGCCCTGGGAACGGTATTATCCAATTTTGTTTCCTTCCTGTATTTGACAGGAATTATTCTTTTCAAGGGGTATAAAGAGGAATACAGGCTCCTCCATTTTGATCATTTCCTGCTTCAGATGCAAAAAGATATTGTCAATGTGGCACTCCCGCCGGGTATCCAGAATATTCTGGCTTTATCTATTTTCATGGTATACCAGACCATCATAGAAAAATACTCGACAGTCTTTCTTGCGGCTACCCATAGTACCTTTGCATTTTTTAGGTTGAATAAGACTATCATAGGCGGCTTTGCCCGCTCCTCAGCCATACTCGTTGGCAATGCTTTGGGACGCAAAGATCATGAGGATGCACAGATTCTTATGAAGGTGAATGGTCTCATTGCCTTCTTTGTTGCCCTGATAGTAGCTGGATGCACCTTTTTCTTCAGAGACTTTATTGCTTCTATATTCACAAGTTCACCCGAAACCATCTCTGCGATTTCCCAGGCGCTCCTCTTCTTTCTTCCTTTCTTTTTTGTGGAAGCTCTGGGTTACTGTTTTGAAATGGTTTTTATCAATAATGGATATGGTAGATGGGTTTTATACAGTGAGTCCTTTACAAATGTGATTTTTATACTGGGAACAACCTTATTGGCTCGGCATTTCTTTCCTCTGGATATCCGTTATGCATGGTTCAGTTTCGGGCTGTACCAAATCACCCATGCAGCACTGATCATAATAGGGTATTATAGAAAGAAATGGCTCACAATCGAAATTGACAGGACGGCTTCATGA
- a CDS encoding HRDC domain-containing protein, with product MIHYHYLDTDNKLKEYISSLHERKIERIAVDLEGEFNLHCYGEHLCLVQIYDGQEYALIDPFKVRINLIRDLMEDLNLRKIMYDCSGDRTLMFRKYGIAINSIEDLLPAAELLDLEKRNLGFVLTHFLGIQPKAKKKFQQYNWMRRPIQREALEYALDDVKYLFDLKIALLKEVAAAGLLEEYEKKNQEAQSREISMKPLPGVFKKNRFKKMPSKSRDLFKQLFDLREGYAEQLDMPPNSVVSNENIFAISQSLMTPGQIRFSGRVPRDISAKLLEEIKTLVRAEKE from the coding sequence ATGATTCATTACCACTATCTGGATACTGATAATAAACTCAAAGAATATATAAGTTCTCTTCATGAAAGGAAGATTGAGAGAATCGCAGTGGACTTGGAAGGAGAATTTAACCTTCATTGCTACGGTGAACATCTCTGCCTGGTGCAAATCTATGACGGACAGGAGTATGCTCTCATAGATCCATTCAAGGTCAGAATCAATCTGATAAGGGATCTGATGGAAGACCTAAATCTTCGTAAAATTATGTATGACTGCTCCGGGGACAGAACCCTTATGTTCCGAAAATACGGTATTGCCATCAATTCTATAGAAGATCTTTTACCGGCGGCAGAGCTGCTGGATCTAGAAAAGCGGAATCTGGGGTTTGTATTAACCCATTTTTTAGGAATTCAGCCTAAGGCCAAGAAAAAGTTCCAGCAATATAACTGGATGAGAAGGCCGATTCAAAGGGAAGCCTTAGAGTATGCCCTGGACGATGTAAAGTATCTATTCGATCTGAAAATAGCCCTCCTCAAAGAGGTTGCTGCGGCCGGTTTGCTTGAAGAATATGAAAAGAAAAACCAGGAGGCTCAAAGTAGAGAGATTTCGATGAAGCCTCTACCGGGAGTTTTTAAGAAAAACAGATTTAAGAAGATGCCTTCCAAGAGCCGAGATCTTTTTAAACAACTTTTTGATCTCCGTGAAGGCTATGCTGAACAGCTGGATATGCCTCCCAACTCAGTTGTTTCAAATGAAAATATATTTGCCATATCCCAGTCACTTATGACCCCCGGTCAGATCCGTTTTTCGGGCAGAGTTCCCCGGGATATCTCTGCCAAATTGCTTGAAGAGATCAAGACTCTGGTCAGAGCCGAGAAGGAGTGA
- a CDS encoding DEAD/DEAH box helicase — MTFTQLGLKEEILKAVQEKGYKETTPIQAQAIPAIMKSRDVLGGAQTGTGKTAAFALPLLHRLSESERKGKQPRVLVLTPTRELAEQVGESFRNYGKYVQLKTTTVYGGVKINPQIGTLRKGVDILVATPGRLLDHLSQKTVSLSQIETLVLDEADRMLDMGFIHDIKRIMKQLPQQRQNLLFSATYSKDIRKLSDGILNNPVSVEVAARNTAAEMVDQSIYKIDKRQKRFLLSHLIKEEAWFQVLVFVRTKHGANRLAKQLASEGISTAAIHGDKSQNARIKALESFKKGDLQALIATDVAARGIHLEGLSHVVNFDLPQQPEDYVHRIGRTGRAGKSGSAISLVSSDEKGMLQRIELLLKKSIHVKTCTDFVPAELAPVHSSPARSFRGPRQGTGRNYYQSGDHSRDGAPRQGRSRARKAGSSSFSR; from the coding sequence ATGACATTTACTCAATTAGGGCTTAAAGAAGAAATTCTTAAAGCAGTTCAGGAAAAGGGATATAAAGAAACCACTCCCATTCAAGCCCAGGCCATACCGGCCATCATGAAATCACGGGATGTACTCGGTGGAGCCCAGACGGGTACAGGCAAAACCGCTGCCTTTGCATTACCACTATTACATAGACTCTCTGAGTCAGAGAGAAAGGGAAAACAACCCCGGGTACTCGTGCTTACGCCCACCAGAGAACTGGCGGAACAGGTCGGAGAGAGTTTTAGGAACTACGGAAAATACGTACAACTCAAAACAACCACAGTTTACGGAGGGGTAAAAATCAACCCTCAGATTGGTACTCTTAGAAAAGGGGTCGATATACTCGTAGCAACACCGGGTAGACTATTGGATCATTTGAGTCAGAAAACGGTGAGTCTTTCTCAAATTGAGACTCTGGTTCTGGATGAAGCGGATAGGATGCTGGACATGGGTTTTATTCATGATATAAAAAGAATCATGAAACAGCTGCCCCAGCAGAGACAAAACCTGCTTTTTTCTGCCACTTACAGTAAGGACATCCGAAAATTATCCGACGGAATACTCAATAACCCCGTTTCTGTCGAAGTTGCCGCCAGGAACACCGCGGCTGAGATGGTGGACCAATCCATATACAAAATTGATAAAAGACAGAAGAGGTTCCTTCTATCCCACCTCATCAAAGAGGAAGCCTGGTTTCAGGTCCTTGTTTTTGTAAGGACAAAACACGGAGCTAACCGTCTGGCGAAGCAATTGGCCTCAGAGGGTATTTCAACGGCTGCTATTCATGGTGACAAGAGTCAGAATGCTAGGATAAAGGCTCTGGAAAGTTTTAAGAAAGGTGATTTGCAGGCCCTTATAGCCACCGATGTTGCCGCCAGAGGTATTCACCTGGAAGGTCTGAGTCATGTTGTGAACTTCGATTTGCCCCAGCAGCCTGAGGACTATGTACACCGTATTGGCAGAACGGGCCGGGCCGGAAAATCAGGATCGGCGATTTCCCTGGTCTCTTCCGATGAGAAGGGGATGCTCCAGAGGATAGAACTCCTCCTTAAAAAAAGTATACATGTGAAAACCTGTACCGATTTTGTTCCAGCTGAACTGGCTCCTGTTCACTCCTCACCAGCCAGATCATTTCGTGGACCGAGACAGGGAACAGGACGGAATTATTATCAGTCTGGAGATCATTCTCGTGACGGAGCTCCCAGGCAAGGACGGAGCAGAGCCAGGAAAGCTGGCAGCAGTTCTTTCTCAAGATAA
- a CDS encoding DUF1638 domain-containing protein yields the protein MRTYCIACAVFRKDLEQIIPTLPDKPFVLYLEGGLHTEPDLLRKELQIAIDNVPDDYDRIVLMYGVCGKGIVGLKSSRHTMVIPRVHDCISLFLGGTKEYRKQFSHKPGTYYISPGWYEEQVQPRGKAKRNPAQIPGEYADTLDKNVLKERFGEDNSEAVSHFFDAWKKNYTRAVFIDTGCGDKQKYADYARSMAKENGWEYTKLKGSHNLILQCFSPHPNKGEDEVLVVPPAREIIFDSPSGLIHFASPEADRLKGSHRIIVKNHIEESASKNQTPESKSKLGLGIDAGGTFTDAVLYDFDSQKILGRSKALTTKWKYSEGIMNAVCQLPGEYLKKVDLVSLSTTLVTNAIVESNTYPVGLFLMPLGNTLPDTLSHTPTAVIKGRMTIEGTITENIDPEEIERLSHKMIDDQGVQAFAVSGYGGSINPHLELQVKSLLRKCTGLDVCCGHELSGTLNFYVRAHTATLNAGVIPIMVEFLDEMKTALARAGVQAPCLVVKGDGSVMTGSYASEFPVQTALSGPAASMAGAKFLTGLKDALVVDVGGTTSDIGFLEQGEVAVCEEGASIASRRTHIKAVNMLTTGLGGDSALVFERQQWTIGPGRITPFCWLSAQFDLRESLDRAEKISGSDESSLPLQWLYKTEKKPDFPLTRQELSLMDLLEKGPALISEISRELSQGVWKLLKTERLEKAYCIQRAGLTPTDLYHLMGLLKLWPAEEIGRYFGLILRLQNESSGAVIKMLLHQISRQLGFAILEKIFPEASVSPEIYNLILERGNESLSLIPDLKTSVIGLGAPAALMLNEAVVLLGGELIVPENGDVANALGAITSEVKVSSSASILPTSEGNFRIIGLESFADFESLEEAEELCLESLADKTRRIGRKAGTSQKRVTIHIDDKTALSSSGDILFLERSFVSSLKGAPDLI from the coding sequence ATGAGAACATATTGTATTGCCTGCGCTGTCTTTCGAAAGGATCTTGAACAGATAATTCCCACTCTCCCGGATAAGCCATTTGTGCTTTATCTGGAGGGAGGGCTTCATACAGAACCCGATCTTCTCAGAAAAGAATTGCAGATAGCCATAGATAATGTACCCGATGATTATGACAGAATCGTCCTCATGTACGGAGTCTGTGGTAAAGGGATTGTCGGTTTAAAGTCTTCTCGTCATACAATGGTCATACCCCGGGTTCATGACTGTATCAGTCTCTTCCTCGGAGGAACGAAAGAGTACCGTAAACAGTTTTCACACAAACCGGGAACCTACTATATTTCTCCGGGCTGGTATGAAGAACAGGTTCAGCCCCGGGGTAAAGCCAAGAGAAATCCCGCTCAGATTCCCGGTGAATATGCAGATACTCTGGACAAAAATGTCTTAAAGGAACGATTCGGAGAGGATAATTCTGAGGCTGTCTCTCATTTTTTTGACGCTTGGAAAAAAAACTATACCCGGGCTGTCTTCATAGACACAGGTTGTGGAGATAAACAAAAGTATGCCGATTATGCCCGTTCCATGGCAAAGGAGAACGGCTGGGAGTATACCAAGCTGAAGGGGTCTCATAATCTGATCCTTCAATGCTTTTCTCCTCATCCTAACAAGGGTGAAGATGAAGTACTGGTTGTTCCTCCCGCTAGGGAAATTATCTTTGATTCCCCATCAGGATTAATACACTTTGCTTCACCCGAAGCGGATCGTCTTAAGGGCAGTCATAGAATCATTGTTAAGAATCATATAGAGGAATCAGCCTCAAAAAATCAAACTCCAGAATCAAAATCGAAGTTAGGCCTGGGGATCGATGCGGGTGGCACCTTTACAGATGCAGTCCTTTATGACTTCGATTCACAGAAAATCCTCGGCCGTTCAAAGGCTCTGACCACAAAATGGAAATATTCAGAAGGTATCATGAACGCTGTCTGCCAGCTACCCGGAGAATATTTAAAAAAAGTGGATCTCGTTTCCTTATCTACGACCCTGGTTACAAATGCCATTGTGGAGTCAAATACCTATCCTGTAGGGCTTTTTCTAATGCCTCTAGGGAATACTCTCCCCGATACATTGAGCCATACACCCACGGCGGTGATTAAGGGACGCATGACCATCGAAGGGACGATCACAGAAAATATTGATCCTGAAGAAATAGAAAGACTCTCTCACAAAATGATTGATGATCAGGGGGTCCAGGCCTTTGCTGTCTCGGGATATGGCGGGTCTATCAATCCCCATCTGGAGCTGCAGGTCAAATCCCTTTTGAGAAAGTGTACGGGGCTGGATGTCTGCTGCGGACATGAACTCTCGGGAACTCTGAATTTCTATGTCAGGGCTCATACGGCCACACTAAATGCCGGTGTGATTCCCATCATGGTTGAATTTTTAGATGAGATGAAGACCGCCTTAGCCAGGGCCGGCGTACAGGCTCCCTGCCTTGTGGTAAAAGGGGATGGATCGGTGATGACCGGCTCTTATGCCAGTGAGTTTCCTGTTCAGACGGCTTTATCGGGCCCAGCCGCCAGTATGGCGGGAGCCAAATTTCTAACAGGTCTTAAAGATGCACTGGTTGTTGATGTGGGGGGTACGACATCGGATATCGGCTTTCTCGAACAGGGAGAGGTCGCGGTCTGTGAGGAGGGGGCATCCATAGCTTCTAGAAGAACTCATATCAAAGCCGTGAATATGCTTACGACAGGTCTGGGCGGTGACAGTGCTCTTGTTTTTGAAAGACAGCAGTGGACCATTGGACCGGGAAGAATCACTCCCTTCTGCTGGCTGAGCGCCCAATTTGATTTGAGAGAGAGTCTTGACCGGGCTGAAAAGATTTCGGGGAGTGATGAGTCTTCCCTTCCTCTTCAATGGCTTTATAAAACAGAGAAGAAACCCGATTTCCCTCTGACCCGGCAGGAGCTATCCTTGATGGATCTTCTTGAGAAGGGACCGGCTCTGATTTCGGAAATCAGCAGAGAACTCTCACAGGGTGTATGGAAATTATTGAAAACAGAGAGGCTGGAAAAGGCATATTGTATTCAAAGAGCCGGGCTGACACCTACTGACCTGTACCATCTTATGGGTTTGCTTAAACTCTGGCCTGCTGAGGAGATCGGGCGCTACTTTGGTCTGATTCTCAGATTGCAAAATGAGTCATCAGGGGCGGTGATTAAGATGCTGTTGCATCAAATCAGTCGTCAACTGGGATTTGCTATCTTAGAAAAAATTTTCCCAGAAGCATCGGTTTCTCCGGAAATTTACAATTTGATCCTGGAAAGAGGGAATGAGAGTCTGTCTCTCATTCCCGATCTGAAAACATCTGTTATTGGGCTAGGAGCACCTGCAGCTCTGATGCTGAATGAGGCTGTTGTTCTCCTGGGTGGCGAGCTTATCGTGCCTGAAAATGGAGATGTTGCCAATGCACTGGGAGCGATCACAAGCGAAGTCAAGGTTAGCTCTTCGGCATCCATTTTACCCACATCGGAGGGAAACTTCCGTATTATTGGATTAGAAAGTTTTGCTGACTTTGAGTCTCTGGAAGAAGCCGAAGAGCTTTGTCTAGAAAGTTTGGCTGATAAGACCAGAAGGATTGGACGGAAAGCAGGCACAAGCCAAAAGAGGGTTACGATTCACATTGATGATAAAACTGCATTGTCTTCCTCTGGAGACATTCTGTTCCTGGAAAGATCCTTTGTCTCATCACTGAAGGGTGCCCCTGATTTAATTTGA
- a CDS encoding DUF4260 domain-containing protein — protein sequence MKNRSMEHLLRLEELGFFILTIYLFSLLPFPWWVYPLLLIIPDISILGYMINAVTGSYIYNFIHHRGIALILYIGGVLLVSPYLALAGLILFAHSSMDRFFGYGLKHPSGFKDTHLGTIGENQENAEE from the coding sequence ATGAAAAACAGATCTATGGAACATTTGTTAAGACTGGAAGAGCTAGGTTTCTTTATTTTGACGATCTACCTCTTTTCTCTACTCCCCTTTCCCTGGTGGGTTTACCCTCTGTTACTGATTATTCCTGATATCAGCATACTGGGATATATGATCAATGCCGTAACAGGCTCCTATATTTATAACTTCATTCACCACAGAGGAATTGCCCTCATTCTCTACATAGGCGGAGTTCTTCTGGTCAGTCCCTATCTGGCTCTGGCCGGTTTAATCCTGTTTGCCCACTCTTCTATGGATAGATTTTTTGGATACGGCCTAAAACATCCCAGTGGTTTCAAAGACACCCACCTTGGCACCATTGGAGAAAATCAAGAGAACGCTGAGGAATGA